One Curtobacterium sp. MCLR17_032 genomic window carries:
- a CDS encoding helix-turn-helix transcriptional regulator → MTRDGDPTATPTNPLGAYLQARRGLVTPEQVGLPAGGVRRVPGLRREEVAMLAGVSTDYYLRLERGRDTHPSPQVLDALARVLMLDDVERAHLSHLAEPVRRARPRRTAERVPARLHALLAALDVPAFIEGRAFDVLAANDLATAFSPRLRVGENRLRSLLLDPEERVFHRDWEGTVASFVGAFRHSVADEVHDQRVVELVGELSLASGRFRQLWARQDVRVLEGDSMTVDHPVVGELHLHRDKLPVDGLLLVLYYADPGSASAERLGMLASLTHATRSGA, encoded by the coding sequence GTGACACGCGACGGGGACCCGACCGCGACGCCGACGAACCCGCTCGGCGCGTACCTCCAGGCACGGCGTGGACTCGTCACACCGGAGCAGGTCGGGCTCCCCGCCGGTGGGGTCCGGCGCGTACCGGGCCTCCGCCGTGAGGAGGTCGCGATGCTCGCCGGCGTCAGCACCGACTACTACCTCCGTCTGGAGCGAGGGCGGGACACCCACCCGTCACCCCAGGTCCTCGACGCGCTCGCCCGGGTGCTCATGCTGGACGACGTCGAACGCGCGCACCTCTCGCACCTCGCCGAACCCGTCCGACGTGCACGTCCCCGTCGCACGGCCGAGAGGGTTCCAGCCCGTCTGCACGCACTGCTGGCCGCACTCGATGTCCCGGCGTTCATCGAGGGGCGGGCGTTCGACGTCCTCGCGGCGAACGACCTGGCGACCGCGTTCTCGCCCCGGCTCCGGGTCGGTGAGAACCGGTTGCGCTCCCTACTGCTCGACCCGGAAGAGCGGGTGTTCCACCGCGACTGGGAGGGGACCGTCGCGAGCTTCGTCGGAGCCTTCCGGCACTCGGTGGCCGACGAGGTCCATGACCAGCGGGTCGTCGAACTCGTGGGGGAGTTGTCGCTGGCCAGCGGGCGCTTCCGGCAGCTCTGGGCACGGCAGGACGTCCGGGTGCTCGAAGGCGATTCGATGACCGTCGACCACCCGGTCGTGGGGGAGCTGCATCTGCACCGGGACAAACTGCCCGTCGACGGGCTGCTCCTCGTGCTCTACTACGCCGACCCGGGCAGCGCGAGCGCCGAGCGGCTGGGCATGCTCGCGTCGCTCACCCACGCCACCAGATCGGGGGCATGA
- a CDS encoding ScbR family autoregulator-binding transcription factor, with protein sequence MTTPTSVPGRGPDRRTAILEAAAVEFDRQGFGAASISGIAKAAEVSQGAIHFHFRTKQAIALAVIDEQNARTFEAVTYDGPSPLGGLVEASRTIAGLLLDDPVVRAGIRLSLENRVFAGATSSFYDQWIASVVDVFRLAVAAGEVGPTVTPEALGATVVPWFTGVQLVSDVRAARVDLLPSVATMWRVLAHACVVPAHRDRLLAVVDRAFA encoded by the coding sequence ATGACCACGCCGACGTCGGTCCCCGGCCGCGGACCGGACCGCCGCACCGCGATCCTCGAGGCCGCCGCCGTCGAGTTCGACCGCCAGGGCTTCGGCGCCGCGAGCATCTCCGGCATCGCCAAGGCCGCCGAGGTCAGTCAGGGCGCCATCCACTTCCACTTCCGCACCAAGCAGGCCATCGCCCTCGCGGTGATCGACGAGCAGAACGCCCGCACGTTCGAGGCGGTCACCTACGACGGGCCGTCGCCGCTGGGCGGGCTGGTCGAGGCGTCGCGGACGATCGCGGGCCTGCTGCTCGACGACCCGGTCGTCCGCGCCGGCATCCGCCTGTCGCTCGAGAACCGGGTCTTCGCCGGTGCGACGTCGTCCTTCTACGACCAGTGGATCGCCAGCGTGGTCGACGTCTTCCGCCTGGCGGTCGCCGCCGGCGAGGTCGGCCCGACGGTCACTCCGGAAGCGCTCGGCGCCACCGTCGTCCCGTGGTTCACCGGTGTGCAGCTGGTGTCCGACGTCCGTGCCGCGCGGGTCGACCTGCTGCCGTCCGTCGCGACGATGTGGCGCGTCCTCGCCCACGCCTGCGTGGTCCCGGCGCACCGCGACCGGTTGCTGGCGGTCGTCGACCGCGCCTTCGCCTGA
- a CDS encoding AI-2E family transporter, producing the protein MPFFRSSAAAPPTTPPTEPVTGVRAAWSDSFGRLATRCLQLIILIVIAAGIVYASQVLGVVTIPVLLALIIASAMHPVVSWLRRHGFPSVFATLTVLLGVLVVLGLLGYLIVVAVENQWSSLQKSAVEGFQQLQDFSKTLPFAISDSQVDDAVKTATDFVTSAKFGSGALAGASATANFLTGLVLMIVVLFFFLKDGPRIWEFLLRPFTGASYDRARRVGDRVVSTLGGYVRGTATVAAVDAIGIGVGIAIVGVPLALPLAVIVFITAFIPIVGATAAGILAALVALVALGPVPALIVVGIVVVVNQLEGNLLQPVLMGKTLRLHGLVILVGLTAGTVLAGITGAIISVPLLAAAWGAIKVWDGPDLAAEPWRQKRSEDVEHHERENKRAKRREKAQKARDKRREEQVKERAKRVAKTD; encoded by the coding sequence ATGCCGTTCTTCCGCTCCTCCGCCGCTGCCCCACCGACGACGCCACCGACCGAGCCGGTGACCGGGGTGCGCGCTGCCTGGTCGGACTCGTTCGGGCGCCTGGCGACCCGCTGCCTGCAGCTGATCATCCTGATCGTCATCGCCGCGGGCATCGTCTACGCCAGTCAGGTGCTCGGCGTCGTGACGATCCCGGTGCTCCTGGCGCTCATCATCGCCTCGGCCATGCACCCGGTCGTCTCGTGGCTGCGCCGGCACGGGTTCCCGTCGGTGTTCGCGACCCTGACGGTCCTGCTCGGTGTCCTGGTCGTCCTCGGCCTGCTCGGCTACCTCATCGTCGTCGCGGTCGAGAACCAGTGGTCGAGCCTGCAGAAGTCCGCCGTCGAGGGCTTCCAGCAGCTGCAGGACTTCAGCAAGACCCTGCCGTTCGCCATCTCCGACTCGCAGGTCGACGACGCGGTGAAGACCGCCACCGACTTCGTCACGAGCGCCAAGTTCGGCTCCGGTGCCCTGGCCGGCGCATCCGCCACGGCGAACTTCCTCACCGGCCTGGTGCTGATGATCGTCGTGCTGTTCTTCTTCCTCAAGGACGGGCCCCGCATCTGGGAGTTCCTGCTCCGCCCCTTCACCGGCGCCTCGTACGACCGCGCCCGTCGTGTCGGTGACCGCGTCGTCTCCACCCTCGGCGGCTACGTCCGTGGCACCGCGACCGTCGCCGCGGTCGACGCGATCGGCATCGGCGTCGGCATCGCCATCGTCGGCGTCCCCCTCGCCCTGCCGCTCGCGGTCATCGTCTTCATCACCGCGTTCATCCCGATCGTCGGCGCCACCGCAGCCGGCATCCTCGCCGCGCTGGTCGCCCTCGTCGCCCTCGGCCCGGTGCCGGCGCTGATCGTCGTCGGCATCGTCGTGGTCGTCAACCAGCTCGAGGGCAACCTCCTGCAGCCGGTGCTGATGGGCAAGACCCTGCGCCTGCACGGCCTGGTCATCCTGGTCGGCCTGACCGCGGGCACCGTCCTCGCCGGCATCACCGGCGCGATCATCTCGGTGCCGCTGCTCGCCGCCGCCTGGGGTGCCATCAAGGTCTGGGACGGCCCGGACCTGGCCGCCGAGCCGTGGCGGCAGAAGCGTTCCGAGGACGTCGAGCACCACGAGCGCGAGAACAAGCGGGCGAAGCGTCGCGAGAAGGCGCAGAAGGCCCGCGACAAGCGTCGCGAGGAGCAGGTCAAGGAACGCGCCAAGCGGGTCGCGAAGACCGACTGA
- a CDS encoding BLUF domain-containing protein codes for MLVSIVYMSVATHEFGEDELMEMLAGARLRNEALGVSGLLVVKGGRFMQLLEGPAWSVDDRFAAIERDPRHHTVKSLIREDIDRRRFDGWSMAYRGLDDSDIASVEGFSPFLSGTLDFPRSFDRTSAAWLLKWFRDRDLVED; via the coding sequence GTGCTGGTCTCCATCGTCTACATGAGCGTCGCGACGCACGAGTTCGGCGAGGACGAGCTCATGGAGATGCTCGCGGGTGCACGGCTGCGGAACGAGGCGCTCGGCGTCTCCGGCCTGCTCGTCGTCAAGGGCGGCCGGTTCATGCAGTTGCTCGAGGGTCCGGCGTGGAGCGTCGACGACCGGTTCGCCGCGATCGAGCGGGACCCCCGCCACCACACCGTCAAGTCGTTGATCCGTGAGGACATCGACCGCCGCCGGTTCGACGGCTGGTCGATGGCGTACCGGGGCCTCGACGACTCCGACATCGCGTCCGTCGAGGGCTTCAGCCCGTTCCTGTCCGGCACCCTCGACTTCCCGCGGTCGTTCGACCGGACGAGCGCCGCCTGGCTGCTCAAGTGGTTCCGGGACCGCGACCTCGTCGAGGACTGA
- a CDS encoding SGNH/GDSL hydrolase family protein, with the protein MGNFTTWFARSYRAIIIVLVAIMAVMLVILAMQHVSSARVSANAVAGPIPTFSSAPIASKKQPADALTLLEQNDRPFTISVIGDSTGAIDDNWVGQTAQWMSDKYDRPVELHQWSVRVEPNAYQPVQTIGAGANAPIVIWNGSAEGKDITYSLTNWDKLVPVDGAAFDLAFINHGHNVAAGKLATAGDDLLKKITGTMSTAAVIVIGQNPQEDEGGTLGPAQETNVRAWMSSAKRQGYAVVDVLDVFLDQDDYSKLLLGAVHPNRDGFTLWAQAVEKVLSA; encoded by the coding sequence ATGGGGAACTTCACCACCTGGTTCGCACGCTCGTACCGGGCCATCATCATCGTGCTCGTCGCGATCATGGCCGTCATGCTCGTCATCCTTGCGATGCAGCACGTCAGCTCCGCCCGAGTCAGCGCGAACGCCGTCGCCGGACCGATCCCGACGTTCAGCAGCGCCCCCATCGCCTCGAAAAAGCAGCCCGCAGATGCGCTCACACTGCTTGAGCAGAACGACCGACCCTTCACCATCTCCGTCATCGGCGACTCCACCGGCGCGATCGACGACAACTGGGTCGGACAGACCGCGCAGTGGATGTCCGACAAGTACGACCGACCAGTCGAACTGCACCAGTGGTCCGTCCGCGTCGAGCCGAACGCGTACCAGCCCGTGCAGACCATCGGTGCCGGCGCGAACGCGCCCATCGTCATCTGGAACGGGTCAGCCGAGGGCAAAGACATCACCTACTCCCTCACCAACTGGGACAAGCTCGTCCCCGTCGACGGAGCCGCGTTTGACCTCGCGTTCATCAACCACGGCCACAACGTCGCCGCGGGCAAGCTCGCCACCGCCGGAGATGACCTCCTGAAGAAGATCACCGGCACGATGAGCACGGCGGCCGTCATCGTCATCGGGCAGAACCCTCAGGAGGACGAGGGTGGCACCCTCGGGCCGGCGCAGGAAACGAACGTCCGCGCGTGGATGTCCTCGGCGAAGCGTCAGGGCTACGCAGTCGTCGATGTGCTCGACGTGTTCCTTGACCAGGACGACTACTCAAAGCTGCTTCTCGGTGCCGTGCACCCGAACCGGGACGGCTTCACCCTGTGGGCGCAGGCCGTCGAGAAGGTCCTCTCCGCGTAG
- a CDS encoding SDR family NAD(P)-dependent oxidoreductase, translating into MDITTRSVAVIGGTSGIGLELARRFRDAGSRVVIGGRRTDVLDQLAAEGFGTVSIDVTDDDSVTTARDTLLELLPDLDTVITMSGIGVAEDLRDPAHFIDDARMVDVNLLGTIRVVDAFTPHLLRQGSGTIVTVSSGIGFLPFPLMATYAATKAAVHAYSEALRAQLAGTGIDVAELVPPAVNTTMGASNPNALDLGDFGAEVMALLAQDPTPHELLVQGVLMHRWAERDGTYDDLVTQRSRALATLPGRSGSAA; encoded by the coding sequence ATGGACATCACCACACGCTCCGTCGCCGTCATCGGCGGCACCTCCGGCATCGGCCTCGAACTCGCACGGCGTTTCCGCGATGCGGGCAGCCGGGTCGTCATCGGCGGCCGTCGAACCGACGTGCTCGACCAGCTCGCTGCCGAGGGCTTCGGTACCGTCTCGATCGACGTCACCGACGACGACTCCGTCACCACCGCCCGCGACACCCTGCTCGAACTGCTGCCCGACCTGGACACGGTCATCACGATGTCGGGCATCGGCGTCGCCGAGGACCTCCGCGACCCGGCGCACTTCATCGACGACGCCCGGATGGTCGACGTCAACCTGCTCGGCACGATCCGGGTCGTCGACGCCTTCACGCCGCACCTGCTCCGACAGGGCAGCGGCACGATCGTCACCGTGAGCTCGGGCATCGGCTTCCTGCCGTTCCCGTTGATGGCGACGTACGCCGCCACCAAGGCGGCGGTGCACGCCTACAGCGAGGCGCTCCGAGCGCAGCTCGCCGGAACCGGGATCGACGTCGCCGAACTCGTGCCCCCGGCCGTGAACACCACGATGGGCGCCAGCAACCCGAACGCGCTGGACCTCGGCGACTTCGGTGCCGAGGTGATGGCGCTCCTGGCACAGGACCCCACCCCGCACGAGCTCTTGGTGCAGGGTGTCCTCATGCACCGGTGGGCAGAACGTGACGGCACGTACGACGACCTGGTCACTCAGCGCTCCCGGGCTCTGGCGACGCTGCCCGGACGGTCGGGCTCAGCGGCGTGA
- a CDS encoding SGNH/GDSL hydrolase family protein, with amino-acid sequence MANNLKDPGTPEGTAMAALLAGVSFNPARQFVYFGDSWGTQLYQGTDPLPNMAIARLGANLVKNYAVAGAIIGPTTQNSGNATDAQVITAQNDTSYNKAKITDVIVLAGVNNIGGYLPTVDQARGHFQGIAALYPNARLWFATDAKKAINNAGDNDPWRWYNRFFEGASLAGYAVAEWSPMWTWSAIRDSAAWWDPASSTDSSRHPTAAGFTAVAARLAGFLSGEAPRPYFRVPTALHSNAAALMSAQGVSGTPTLSTDGTIVDGSMLRMNVSIGGMDALASVATTAYQPILQIPTSYIPIGEYLMAPAGCRLSSGTMDFTYAMRVNVDGPGVVSVDPRLLNNHVGYFVLRADLPLTTVKTAD; translated from the coding sequence GTGGCAAACAACCTCAAGGACCCCGGCACACCCGAAGGCACCGCAATGGCGGCTCTGCTCGCCGGTGTGAGCTTCAACCCGGCTCGGCAGTTCGTGTACTTCGGTGACTCCTGGGGCACCCAGCTGTACCAGGGAACTGACCCGCTTCCGAACATGGCGATTGCCCGCCTCGGTGCGAACCTGGTGAAGAACTACGCCGTAGCAGGCGCGATCATCGGGCCGACAACTCAGAACAGCGGCAACGCAACTGACGCTCAGGTCATCACGGCTCAGAACGACACGTCGTACAACAAGGCGAAGATCACCGACGTGATCGTCCTGGCGGGCGTGAACAACATTGGCGGCTACCTGCCGACTGTTGACCAGGCACGTGGTCACTTCCAGGGTATAGCAGCGCTGTACCCCAACGCACGCCTGTGGTTCGCTACTGATGCGAAGAAGGCGATCAACAACGCGGGCGACAACGACCCGTGGCGGTGGTACAACCGATTCTTTGAAGGTGCAAGCCTTGCCGGCTACGCCGTTGCCGAGTGGTCACCGATGTGGACGTGGTCTGCTATCCGTGACTCCGCGGCTTGGTGGGACCCGGCGTCCTCCACGGACTCGTCACGGCACCCAACTGCTGCGGGCTTCACTGCTGTGGCCGCTCGGCTAGCTGGGTTCCTTTCAGGGGAAGCGCCGCGACCGTACTTCAGGGTGCCCACTGCTCTGCATTCAAACGCTGCGGCGCTCATGTCAGCGCAGGGTGTCTCTGGGACACCCACACTGTCCACAGATGGCACAATTGTGGATGGCTCGATGCTCCGTATGAACGTGTCGATCGGCGGCATGGACGCACTTGCTTCCGTTGCAACAACCGCCTATCAGCCGATCCTGCAGATCCCGACGTCGTACATCCCGATCGGCGAATACCTGATGGCACCGGCCGGATGCCGTCTGTCTTCGGGGACTATGGACTTCACGTATGCGATGCGAGTGAACGTTGATGGCCCCGGGGTTGTGAGTGTTGACCCGCGGCTGCTGAACAACCACGTCGGCTACTTCGTCCTCCGGGCGGACCTGCCCCTTACAACGGTGAAAACCGCCGACTGA